AAATACGGCAGGGAAACCAGAGATTGGTTGCATAAGAACAGCCTGCCCTTCGATGAGATCCTGCTCCTGGGCAGCCATGATAAAAGAGAGGCCTGCCTTACCAACGACCTGAACGTACTGATTGAGGACACGCTCAAAATCAGCGTAGAAGTAAGCGCGGCTGGAGTTCCTGTGCTGCTGATGGATGCCCCTTACAATCAGGGCGTCCTGCCGGGGCTGGTTTATCGTACCTATTCCTGGCAAGAGATCTACCGGACCATTGCTGACGAGCCACATTGGTTTGACCGGGTTTTCTCAAAAGAGGTCAGCTTCTAAAATTGCAGGTACAAATTCATTTGCAAATTTAACTTGAAAAAATTGGTTATTTTACACGTATAGGGGACAAATATGTCCCCTATACGCCATTTTTCTCCGGCTCCCTGCTTGCCTGGTTTTTTATCTCTTTGCGCATTTTAATAGTTTGTTAATCTTTTTGTAAGGGCCAATTAATTTTCTTGGTATATTTTAAACAGAAGGTTATAGACATGCATTTTTTAACCAGGAGAAATTGTTAATGTCCCAGGGAAGCCTGTGACTCAACGTTAACGGCGGGAAACATTAAGGTAGGGCAAGATACTTTACAGCAGGAGGTCATCATGAAATCGGTTGAATTAAAAAACGGAATCTACTGGGTTGGCGCGATAGACTGGGACTTGCGCTATTTTCACGGCTATATCACGCCACGGGGGTCAACCTACAACGCCTACCTCATTGAAGATGAGAAGACTGTGCTGGTCGATATGGTCAAGCATTACAAGGCTGAGGAACTGCTCGCCCGGATTAAGGATGTTGCAGACCCTTCCCGAATAGATTATCTTGTGGTGAACCACATTGAACCGGATCACTCCGGAAGTTTTCTAAAAGTGTTGGAGGCGATGCCCCGGCTTAAAATTGTGACCTCACCCAGGGCCAAAAAAGGGCTTGAGCGCTATTACAAAAAGGAGTTCGATTGTATCCTGGTCGACTCCGGCGACGAACTAACAATCGGGAAGCGCACCTTGAAGTTCGTGCATACGCCAATGGTGCACTGGCCTGACAACATGGTCACCTATATCCCTGAAGAGAAGGTTTTGTTGCCGAACGACGCCTTTGGTCAGCACATCGCCAGCGCCGCGCGTTTTGACGATGAAATCGGTTGGGACATTGCTATTGAAGAAGCCGGCAGTTATTACGCCAATATTGTCTATCCCTACGGCGACCAGGTGAACAAGGCCCTGGACATCGTGGGCCAGCTGCCGCTGGAGATGATCGCTCCCAGCCACGGGGTGATCTGGCGCAGCTACATCCCGCAGCTGCTCCCCGTTTATCGCCGGTGGGCCAACAACGAAGCGCCGCGCAGGGCCCTGATTGTGTATGACACCATGTGGGGTTCCACGCAGAAAATGGCGCTTGCGCTGCAGGACGGCCTGGAGAGCGCCGGGGTGCCTGTCTCAGTGCGCTGCCTGCAGACCAACCACATCTCCCAGATTGTCCCCGACGTGCTGCATTCCCGTGCTGTGTTCATCGGCTCACCCACGTTGAATAACGGCATGCTGCCTTCAGTCGGCGCTTTTATGACCTACCTGAAAGGCTTGAGACCCAGGAGAAAACTGGGCTTTGCCTTTGGCTCCTACGGCTGGGGCGGTCAGGGAGCCAAGGAAGTAGCGGCGGTAATCAAAGAAATGGGCTGGGAAACGCCTGAAGAGCTTATTAATATTGTGTACAACCCGGATGAAAGCGAACTCGAAGCAGTCCGGGAAGCAGGCAGAAAGCTCGGTGCAATGCTGTAATTGCTGTAATTAAAGAAAAATTTATTGCAAAGGAGTTATGTCGAATGAATGAAAAAGCTCTATTTAAATTAACCTACGGCGTGCATGTGATCACCTCGAAAAAAGGTGACCGGATCAATGGTCAGATTGCTAATACAGCCATTCAGATAGCCTATGATCCGATCACCGTTACCGTCAGTATCAACAAAAATAACCTGACCCATGCGTATATCAAGGACAGCAGGACATTTGCAGTCTCAGTCGTCGGGCAGGACGCGCCTTTGTCCCTGATCGGCCAGTTTGGCTTTAAATCCGGACGGGATGTGGACAAGTTTGAAGGGATCAATTACAAACTGACTCCAAACGGTGTCCCCTATGTGACGGATTACACCTTGTCCTACATGGAAGCGGAAGTGCTGCAGGAAGTTGACGCCGGAACCCACACCATCTTTATCGGCAAGGTGATCGGTGCGGAGGTCTTACAAGAAGGTACCCCGATGACCTATGCCTACTACCATGAAATCAAAAGAGGGAGCGTCCCCAAAACCGCCCCTACTTATAGTGCGCTAAAGGAACCAAAGCCTGTATCGGAGAAATACGTCTGTTCCGTCTGCGGCTACACCTACGACCCGGAACTTGGCGATCCGGACGGCGGCATAGCGCCGGGAACGGCCTTTGCCGACCTGCCGGAGGACTGGGTCTGTCCGGTCTGCGGAGCGGGCAAGGGGGATTTTGAGAAGGCCTAAAAGGCAAAGTCCTAATAGGGAAAGACAGAGAACCCGCTGTTTAATTGTTTAAGATAAGAAACAGTTTATGTAGAGTAATAAAGAAAAGCCTCTTGGGCTTTTCTTTATTGGTGGAGACGGTAAAGAATTCCTCCGTAGGTTTGATATTAGACCAAGTCGTCAATAGACTGAAATAAGTATTTTAAATTTATTAAACTGGTGTGAGTTTAGGTAGAAATAAGTACTCGAAAACCTGTATTTTTTAATAACAGAAATGTTAGGGGATTACTTATGCGTTAAAAGCTGTTATAATACAAAATATGAAGTCCTGACAAAATAATATATGGTAATATATGGTTTTAACAATGCTGTTGATGTCAAGAGAGCTTCCACAATGACTACATGCTTAGTATCCAGCTCTGGCAACAACTAGTCAGTTATAACCGACACCTCTCCCCATAGTGAGAATAGGGTGGCCGATGCAACTCATAATATCACCTGGACTATATGTTATTGCCAGGTTAGAACTTTATAGGGTGGGGCGTATAGCACCACCTTTTACTTTTTTCAATGTAAATTTATTAGTTAAATGGGATGGTGTTAGGGCTTTACTAACCAATTTGCGAATTTAATTAAGGGGGAGTAATAATGGGGAAAAAATATTTAAAGTTGATTGTAATGGGTGCTATTTTAGCAGTTTCTATTCCTCAAGCTGCTTATGCTTATATTGATCCCAGTACCGGCAGTTACGTTATGCAGGTTTTGTTAGCAGCAGTGCTCGGGGTTTCTTTTGTTGTAAAATCATATTGGAATAAGATTAAAACTTTTTTTCGAAAAGGCCATTAGATGTTAAAAATTTTGAATGGGGGCTATAAAGATAAAGGAAATTAACAAAATCCCATCTTCATTTAGGGATCCCAGTGGTTTTCTTTTTTTGCAAGATGGAATGATTTTTCGTCAAGTAAATAAGAATTATCAGGAACATTATGAGCTATTGATGACTTCAAATCTCTATCAAACCCTTGTAGAGGCCGAATTAATTGTTCCTCATATTGAAACAAACATTCAAGCCCCAATGCCCGATATAGCATATAAGATAATTAAGCCGGAAGCTATACCATTTATATCCTATCCTTACGAATGGTGTTTTAGCCAGCTAAAAAATGCAGCACTGGCTACTTTGCAAATTCAAAAAACAGCATTGAATTTTGGTATGTCTTTAAAAGACAGCAGTGCCTATAATATTCAATTTAAGAATGGAAAACCAGTTTTGATCGATACGCTGTCGTTTGAAAAGTATCAAGATGGAAGACCTTGGATAGCCTATAAACAATTTTGTCAACACTTTTTGGCACCACTTGCCCTGATGAGCTATTGTGACATCAGGTTAAATCAGTTGCTGCGAATTTACATGGACGGCATTCCTTTGGATTTGGCCTGTAATGTGCTTCCATTTAAATCCTGGTTTAATTTTTCCTTGTTATCCAATATATATTTACATGCTTCCACCCAAAAGAAATATGAAGACAAACCAATTAATGTTGAAAATAAAAATATAAGCCGAATAGGTTTATTAGCGATACTTGATAATTTGGAGTCGGCTGTTAAAAAGTTAAAATGGGAACCGTACGGTACGGAATGGGCTGAATACTATGATGACAATAACTACTCTTCAGCAGGCATTAATCATAAGAAGAAGCTTGTGTCTGAATTTTTGGAACTGATTAATCCAACGTCGGTTTGGGATTTTGGCGCTAATACCGGGTTATTTAGTCGCATTGCTTCAAATAAAAGAATACCGACGTTGTCATTTGACATTGATCCGGCGGCAGTTGAAAAGAATTATCTAGAATGCATAAATAAAAATGAAACTAACATTCTTCCGCTTCTGCTTGATTTAACGAATCCAACCCCCGGTATTGGATGGGAAAACACGGAAAGAGCATCATTATTACATAGAGGACCAGCACACACAATTTTTGCTCTTGCACTGGTTCACCATCTGGCAATTTCAAATAATCTGCCGCTGCCTAAAATTGCTCACTTTTTTAGCAGAATGTGCGAATACCTAATTATCGAGTTTGTTCCCAAAAGTGATTCCCAGGTGCAAAGGCTTTTAGCAACAAGGGAAGATATATTCCCGGATTATAACCAAGAAGCTTTTGAAAAAGAATTTAGTGAATTCTTTAGAATAAAACAAACTGATAAAATCATAGAATCCGAGAGAACATTATACCTAATGCGAAATATTACTAGCAATGATTAGGGTTTTGAAAAATGTACTGGAATGTATTGTTCAAACATTAATTCCTGAAAATATATAGAGGTATATATTGAAGATGGATTTCGAATTGGTTTGCGGTTTAACTAATAGAATTAAATATCACAAAGATTTTGTATCCTGAGATTGCTGTGCAAACATGGGCGTTACAGCTTGTAATAGCAGTCTTTTTTTGTCAGTCCTCTAACAGATAAAAATGGTATATATATATAAGACAAATGAGCAGGAGCCATGTGGATTTGTGTAGAATAATCAATATTAAGAATCACCTGGGAAATGTTATGTAATTACTATGACTGGCAGGTGCCATGTTGTTATATAAGGGAATTGTCTGTTTATCTCAAATAGACTGGAATTACCTTAAGCAAAGGGTTCATCATTTGATGACGGGTCTTGCAGGGAAAGGTTTGCAAGTACTGTTTATTGAAAATACAGGTGTGCGCAGCCCGAGACTCAGTGATTTGTCAAGGGTGATGCACCGTATAAAGTGTAGTACTGGTCAAATAATCCAAGATATCCCACCCGGCGTTAAAATATTCTCACCCCTTGCTGTGCCTTTACCTTACAACTCCATAGCAATTAGGTATAATCAGTCTTACATTTCCAAACACATAAAGAAGTTCTTACATGCAAATAATCTTCAACCCTCAGAGGTTATATTTTGGTCCTGTTTGTCCACCCCTGTTGCTCTGTCATTAATGAAAAGGTGCGCTTGGGGTGCGACCGTTTACGATGTAGTTAGTGATCCCAAATATATAGAACCCAGGCTTGGGCCTTCTGAACAGATAATGTTAAAACTAACAGACTACACTTTTTTTGCTTCAGCCACCTTATTGGATCAGTATCATAGTGCAACAAAAAACCCGTTATTATTTGAGGATGGGTTCAACTTAGAATTAAGAAATAGCACGGCTCTAATTACCGAAATTGAGCAACTACCTCAACCCAGGCTGCTCTATATTGGAGGCATAAATAAAAAATTACAGGTTGAGGCTATAACAAAACTTGCTCAACATTTCAAAGGTGGTTCCATTATTCTCGTGGGGCCACTTTCTGATGGTGTAGAAATACCAACGTCGAAGAATATTCATATTTACCCACCATGCAATAGTTACAATGATCTTGCAGGATTTTTACGAGCTGCCGATATTGGGCTTATACCCTACGTTCAAGACCGGTATGCCGGGGCTATGCACCCGGCGAAAATCAATGAATACTTGGTATTTGGTCTTCCGATAGTGGCTACATCAACACCTGAACTTGAAAGGCTCGCAAATTTATGGGGGGATGGTTTTTTTTATTTATATAACGACCCCCTTGAGGTTTTGAAGGCTACAGAGAAAGCACTGATTTGTGATAATGAAGCGTCTCGAATAAAAAGGAAATCCTGGGCTTTAAGTAATGACTGGGATGGGCGAATATCCAGGCTTATGGAAATACTTGAACAGAAAATATAGTTCCCGTGCATTCTTTTTATTTCCCTAGCCTCGATTTCCACGCACTGGATTTCGATGGTTGATTTGGCTGTTTCAGCTATTCAGTGTTCATGATTTTCAGCATTTTTTCACCAAAGGTGTTAGCAATATCGATTACTTAAAATGCCACAGCTATCATGCTAAAAATATTGCGCCCAAGTGTCGGTGATGTATTAAACCTTTATCTATAAGAAATTACGGAATCACCCTTTTGCTCCTTGACAATTTGGCATTTTTATAGCATATTAAAATTGCTATGATAAGTAATGGAAATTGGCTAACGCCTGAACAGCAATTTTTTCTTTCGCCGGAAAAGCCTTTGCATCGTCAATACGAGGCACTGCGCGCATATTTCGTGGAGAAATTGCCATCGGATCAGGTGGCTGAGCGCTTCGGATACTCACCTGGCGCCTTCCGCGTACTTTGCAGCGAATTCCGCCACAACCAGGAACGGCAAGACCGCTTCTTCAAAGATGTACAACGTGGCCCTCACGCAGCCCCTAAGCGAGACCCGATCAGGGAACTGGTAATCAGCCTGCGCAAGCAAAACCTCTCCATATATGACATCCAGCGGGAACTGGCTGAAAGGGGCACAGAGATAAGCGTCAATGCCTTAAGCATCCTTCTGCGTGAAGAAGGATTTGCGCGGCTCCCCCGCCGGCGGGATGATGAGCGACCGGATGCGAAAAGAACCGATGATGCACCGGTGGCTGATGTGCGAAAATTGGATCTTTCCCCCCGCAAATTCCGGACGGCTTTTGCTGGTCTGTTTCTGTTCATCCCACTGTTGTGCGAGATAGATCTCCAGGGAGTGGTAGAATCCGCTTCGCTGCCGGGAAGTGGAATGATCCCCGCCGCACACGCTGTTCGCGCACTATTGGCCTTAAAGCTTTTAGGCAAGGAACGGACCAGCCATATGATGGAAATGGTCTTCGACCCCGGAATTGCCTTGTTTGCGGGCCTCAATGTCGTGCCCAAGCGTTCCTTCCTTTCCACGTACAGCGCCAGGGTGGATCCCAGAACCAACTTCCTCTTAATGAGTAAATGGAGCGAGGCAATACAGGCAGCCGGCTTTCGGCACGGATCCTCTTTCGATTTGGATTTCCATAGCATCCCGGCCAATAGTCAGGCCGAGCCCTTGGACAAACACTATGTGTCAAGCCGTAGTCGTTCTCAGAAAGGAATTCTTACCTTCCTGGCCAGGGACGTTCAGGAGAATGTCATCTGCTATGGCAACGCTGGTGTTCCCAAGCCTGAAAGGGACGATGAAATTCTACGTTTCGCCGAGTATTGGAAAAGCAGGACTGGTCATTACCCGAGAGAACTGGTTTTTGATTCCCAACTTACTACTTACAGCAACCTGCAAAAGCTGAGTGAATGCGGCATTTCTTTTATTACCCTGCGCCGACGCACCAAGAAAATGATAGCTGACATTTATGCTGCCCCGCCCTCGCAATGGAAACAGGTTAATTTACCGGCGTTGACCCGCCAGTACCGAAACCCGCGAGTTTTGGAAAGCAGGGTGCAGCTTAAGGATTATAATGGTAGCTTGCGACAATTGGCAATCACAGATCTGGGGCACGAAGAGCCTACACTATTATTGACAAACCAACTTAACGCTTCTATCGTTCAGTTGATCACCCGTTACGCCCAAAGGATGCTGATTGAAAACGGCATCGCCGATGCAATAAACTTCTTCCATATAGATTCTCTCTCATCAATGGTTGGACTAAAAGTCGATTTCGATCTCCAACTTACGCTCATGGCCGCCTCTCTTTATCGCATTATGGCTCAAAGAATCGGGCGAGAATACAGGCGGGCCACGGCGAAAACCTTATTCAGAAAGCTGTTTGACGTATCGGGCCAAGTCATCCTTACGGACTCGGGGATTACCGTAGAACTCACAAGGCGGGCACACAACCCTTTGCTGGTTGACGCTGGCCTTACCGACAGGACTGTAATTGTTCCCTGGTTGCATGGCAGACCACTTCAAATAAGTCTGGATTAAATACGCGTAAATTAGCTGTAATTTAATGGCAATGTTAGCCCAATTAAGGTACCGTGGAAATCGAGGCTAGCCACGGAATTAAACTGGAGAATATGATGGTGAAATTACTATAGTCATTGGATGCCCTGAAAATGTAACTGGTGACTCTTTGAAGTAACGTGGATTTTTTATGCCTGATGATCAGGCGGGCTTTCAAATTCGTACATACGGAGGCGTTCGTATGAACCCCCATCAAACTCATTCCGCTACACCTGTTGCAATGTTCGTGAGCCTCTTTCGCAACCGCCGGCTTGTCTGGCAGATGACCAGGCGCGATGTTGTGGGACGTTACCGCGGCTCGGTCATGGGTTTGGCCTGGTCTTTTTTTAACCCGGTGCTGATGCTTTTCGTCTATACCTTTGTCTTCTCCGTTGTGTTCAAGGCCCGCTGGGGTTTAAGCGGGGAAGAAAGTAAGGCTGATTTTGCAATCATACTTTTTGTGGGTATGATCGTACACGGGCTACTTGCCGAATGTATCAACAGGGCGCCGGGGATAATCGTTTCTAATGTCAATTATGTTAAAAAGGTAGTTTTTCCATTAGAAATCCTGCCCTGGGTAGTCATGGGGTCGGCGCTCTTTTACGGCCTGGTGAGTACGGTTGTATTGCTGCTGGCACAGCTTATTATCAACCAGTCCTTACCCTGGACTGGTGTACTATTCCCACTAGTACTGCTACCCCTTGTCTTTGCCGGCATGGGCTTAACATGGTTTATAGCTGCGTTGGGTGTTTTTGTGCGTGATATAGGGCAAATTACCGGTATTTTTACCATGGTGCTCATGTTTATGTCGCCCGTATTCTATCCGGTATCACTGTTACCGAAGGAATATCAGGGCTGGTTGCAGCTCAACCCACTCACGCTCATCATTGAAGAAAGCCGCAAGGTGTTGATCTTCGGTAGCCTTCCCAATTGGCATTCTCTATGTATTGCATTGTTGGGGGGCCTCTTCATTGCTGCCGTCGGCTTCTGGTGGTTTCAGAAAACTCGAAAGGGGTTTGCGGATGTCCTCTGACGATATAGCAATCAGGATCAGCAATCTTTCCAAGTGTTACTTTATTTATGACCGTTCACAGGATCGACTCAAGCAGTATCTCTACCCGCGCTTGCAAAAACTTATGGGCAGGCAGCCAAAGAACTACTTTCGAGAGTTCTGGGCTTTGCGGGATATCTCATTGGAGGTAAAGAAAGGTGAAATTGTTGGTATCATTGGCCGCAATGGTTCAGGTAAATCCACACTTCTTCAGATCATTTGCGGTATCCTTACGCAGACCAGCGGCACTTTTGAGACTAAAGGACGGGTTGCGGCGCTTCTAGAACTCGGATCAGGCTTTAACCCGGAATTCACAGGACGCGAGAATGTATATATGAACGGGGCAATAATCGGTCTAAGCAAAGAAGAAATCGACGCCCGCTTTGATGACATCACCGCGTTTGCAGATATTGGTGAATTTATTGAGCAGCCTATAAAAATGTATTCAAGTGGGATGGTTGTGCGGTTGGCTTTTGCAGTTTCAGCCTGTGTGGAACCGGATATTCTTATTGTAGACGAAGCATTAGCTGTAGGAGATGCCAAATTTCAAGCGAAATGTTTCCGACGCTTCGAGGAACTTGTCTCACGGGGAGCGACTATTTTATTTGTGACACACTCTACAGAGCAGGTAGTTCGACATTGTGACTGGGCCCTTCTTCTCGATAAGGGACAGATCGTTATGCGTGGTCATTCACGAGATATCGTGAATGCCTACTTGGATATGTTGTTTGGCGTAGAACGTGTAAAACGTCCCGATTCAGACCTGAAGACGAAAAACTTACAAATAGCTGGAAATGCACAAAACATCTCCAGGTTTGAAACGGATAAATTTGAAAACAGGGCCGGATATAACACTTATGAATTCCGATGGGGTAACCATGATGCGGAAATTTTTGATTTCTGCATAAGTTCTGGTGGTAACTTAAATGTCACTCGCATTGAAACAGGTCAACCGGTGATTATGACCATTTGGGTCAAGTTCCACCGCAGGGTTGAATTACCGATTTATGGACTCACAATCAAAACCCCTGATGGTGTCACAGTCTTTGGTTCGAACTCCCGAGATTTTGATAACGGACCGCTTTTTTTAGCAGGCGAAAGAGGTATATGTAAAGTCAGTTTTACACTTCGTAATCAACATCTAGGTGCTGGCGAGTACCTGTTATCTTTTGGTGTGGCCGAAGAACAAGCTGGAGAAATTGTCCCACTGGATCGACGCTATGACGCAGTGTGTCTTCAAGTGCTAAATCATTCATCCAGGGCATTTGGTCTAGTGGATTGTTCTATGAATGTTGAGGTGACGGCGGTGTCATGAAATATATAT
This genomic interval from Pelotomaculum schinkii contains the following:
- a CDS encoding FprA family A-type flavoprotein, with the protein product MKSVELKNGIYWVGAIDWDLRYFHGYITPRGSTYNAYLIEDEKTVLVDMVKHYKAEELLARIKDVADPSRIDYLVVNHIEPDHSGSFLKVLEAMPRLKIVTSPRAKKGLERYYKKEFDCILVDSGDELTIGKRTLKFVHTPMVHWPDNMVTYIPEEKVLLPNDAFGQHIASAARFDDEIGWDIAIEEAGSYYANIVYPYGDQVNKALDIVGQLPLEMIAPSHGVIWRSYIPQLLPVYRRWANNEAPRRALIVYDTMWGSTQKMALALQDGLESAGVPVSVRCLQTNHISQIVPDVLHSRAVFIGSPTLNNGMLPSVGAFMTYLKGLRPRRKLGFAFGSYGWGGQGAKEVAAVIKEMGWETPEELINIVYNPDESELEAVREAGRKLGAML
- a CDS encoding ABC transporter permease, whose translation is MNPHQTHSATPVAMFVSLFRNRRLVWQMTRRDVVGRYRGSVMGLAWSFFNPVLMLFVYTFVFSVVFKARWGLSGEESKADFAIILFVGMIVHGLLAECINRAPGIIVSNVNYVKKVVFPLEILPWVVMGSALFYGLVSTVVLLLAQLIINQSLPWTGVLFPLVLLPLVFAGMGLTWFIAALGVFVRDIGQITGIFTMVLMFMSPVFYPVSLLPKEYQGWLQLNPLTLIIEESRKVLIFGSLPNWHSLCIALLGGLFIAAVGFWWFQKTRKGFADVL
- a CDS encoding ABC transporter ATP-binding protein yields the protein MSSDDIAIRISNLSKCYFIYDRSQDRLKQYLYPRLQKLMGRQPKNYFREFWALRDISLEVKKGEIVGIIGRNGSGKSTLLQIICGILTQTSGTFETKGRVAALLELGSGFNPEFTGRENVYMNGAIIGLSKEEIDARFDDITAFADIGEFIEQPIKMYSSGMVVRLAFAVSACVEPDILIVDEALAVGDAKFQAKCFRRFEELVSRGATILFVTHSTEQVVRHCDWALLLDKGQIVMRGHSRDIVNAYLDMLFGVERVKRPDSDLKTKNLQIAGNAQNISRFETDKFENRAGYNTYEFRWGNHDAEIFDFCISSGGNLNVTRIETGQPVIMTIWVKFHRRVELPIYGLTIKTPDGVTVFGSNSRDFDNGPLFLAGERGICKVSFTLRNQHLGAGEYLLSFGVAEEQAGEIVPLDRRYDAVCLQVLNHSSRAFGLVDCSMNVEVTAVS
- a CDS encoding SAM-dependent methyltransferase, yielding MGAIKIKEINKIPSSFRDPSGFLFLQDGMIFRQVNKNYQEHYELLMTSNLYQTLVEAELIVPHIETNIQAPMPDIAYKIIKPEAIPFISYPYEWCFSQLKNAALATLQIQKTALNFGMSLKDSSAYNIQFKNGKPVLIDTLSFEKYQDGRPWIAYKQFCQHFLAPLALMSYCDIRLNQLLRIYMDGIPLDLACNVLPFKSWFNFSLLSNIYLHASTQKKYEDKPINVENKNISRIGLLAILDNLESAVKKLKWEPYGTEWAEYYDDNNYSSAGINHKKKLVSEFLELINPTSVWDFGANTGLFSRIASNKRIPTLSFDIDPAAVEKNYLECINKNETNILPLLLDLTNPTPGIGWENTERASLLHRGPAHTIFALALVHHLAISNNLPLPKIAHFFSRMCEYLIIEFVPKSDSQVQRLLATREDIFPDYNQEAFEKEFSEFFRIKQTDKIIESERTLYLMRNITSND
- a CDS encoding 5' nucleotidase, NT5C type, which codes for MRVGVDIDGVLADSLPLWVKELNDYFKQNKSLQQIQLQDVCRTYGITGEELLGFLHDRGRFLMTSPPPLPGASYYLNQIKKSHDIFIVSARDEKYGRETRDWLHKNSLPFDEILLLGSHDKREACLTNDLNVLIEDTLKISVEVSAAGVPVLLMDAPYNQGVLPGLVYRTYSWQEIYRTIADEPHWFDRVFSKEVSF
- the rd gene encoding rubredoxin, with protein sequence MNEKALFKLTYGVHVITSKKGDRINGQIANTAIQIAYDPITVTVSINKNNLTHAYIKDSRTFAVSVVGQDAPLSLIGQFGFKSGRDVDKFEGINYKLTPNGVPYVTDYTLSYMEAEVLQEVDAGTHTIFIGKVIGAEVLQEGTPMTYAYYHEIKRGSVPKTAPTYSALKEPKPVSEKYVCSVCGYTYDPELGDPDGGIAPGTAFADLPEDWVCPVCGAGKGDFEKA